The window CTATACTGACATGATCTTCTGATGACCCCAAGAGCTGAATATCCAGATGATTCCCATCCCGAGCCAGCCATAGATCAGTTGCCTTAATACTCTCTCCAAACATCAGCTTATCTGTATCGTCAATGCCATTGGCTCCGCCATCTTCAATAACAAAATCCCGACCAGTGCCGTGCTCAAAAATATAGCTATCACTGCCAAGCCCTCCGTATAAAGTGTCATCGCCAGCGCCACCAATCAGTGAGTCATCTCCCTCTCCGCCTTTAAGCACGTCATTGCCAGCGCCTCCGTCTAACGTGTCATGGCCTTCCAGGCCTACAAGTTCATCGTCACCGCCAAGCAAGGAATCTACGCCCTCAAAACCCACTAAAACATCATCCCCAAGCCCGCCTTCAGAAAGGACTGTGCGCCACGACACCATCTCTTCTGCATCGTATTCCACTCTGTTATTCCAACGGTCTTCGGTCACAAATTTTTCTATACGGTATTGCGGCCCTTCAAACCAACGCAGGAGCGTGATCTGATCTTCACTGTCTGTGAGCCCAATCACCAAGTCATTGCCGACCTTCTTAAACTCCAGATTATTTAGCTCGACTTCCATATCAAATACTAAAGAGTCGTCGCTATCCTCACTATTCTCGATCAACGTGTCTCGGCCAGCCCCATACCCAAATCTGTAAACATCGTTTCCTGCACCACCCTCTAATATGTCATCGCCAGCGCCTCCAGTCAGAGAGTCATCCCCCTCTCCGCCCTCAAGCACATCGTCGTCAGCGCCTCCAAACAGATAGTCGTTTCCGCCTCCCCCTTTAAGCACGTCAGCGCCAGCGCCTCCATCTAACGTGTCATCACCCTCCAGTCCGACAAGTTCATCGTCACCATCGCCGCCGAGCAAGGAATCTACTCCCTCAAAACCCACTAAAACATCATTCCCAAGCCCGCCTTCAGAAACGATCGTAAGCCACGACAGCATCTCTTCCGCACTATATTCCACTCTGCCATTCCAACGATCTTCGAGCACGAATCTCTCTATGCGATGGTGCGCCCCCTCGAACCAACGCAAGAGGGTGATCTGATCTTCACTGTCTGTGAGCCCAATTACCAAGTCATTGCCGACCTTCTTAAACTCCAGATTATTCAGCTCGACTTCCATATCAAATACTAAAGAGTCGCCGCTATCCTCACTATTCTCGATCAACGTGTCTCGGCCAGAGCCATATCCAAATGTGTATTCATCGTTGCCAACGCCGCCCTCTAATATATCATCGCCAGCACCTCCAAACAGATAGTCGTTTCCGTCCCCCCCTTTAAGCACGTCAGCGCCCGCGCCTCCGTCCAACGTGTCATCGCCCTCCAGTCCGACAAGTTCATCGTCACCGTCGCCACCAAGCAAGGAGTCTACGCCCTCAAAACCCACTAAAACATCATTCCCATGCCCGCCTTCAGAAACGATCGTAAGCCACGACAGCATCTCTTCCGCACTATATTCCACTCTGCCATTCCAACGATCTTCGAACACGAATCTCTCTATGCGATGTTGCGCCCCCTCGAACCAACGCAAGAGGGTGATCTGATCTTCACTGTTTGTGAGCCCAATTACCAAGTCATTGCCGACCTTCTTAAACTCCAGATTATTCAGCTCGACTTCCATATCAAATACTAAAGAGTCGCCTCTATCCTCACTATTCTCAATCAACGTGTCTCGGCCAGAGCCATATCCAAATGTGTATTCATCGTTGCCAACGCCCCCCTCTAATATGTCATCGCCAGCACCTCCAGTCAGAGAGTCATCTCCCTCTCCGCCCTTAAGCACATCGTCGTCAGCGCCTCCAAAAAGATAGTCGTTTCCGCCCCCCCCTTTAAGCACGTCAGCGCCCGCGGCTCCATCTAACGTGTCATCGCCCTCCAGTCCGACAAGTTCATCGTCACCGTCACCGCCAAGCAAGGAATCAATTCCCTCAAAACCCACCAGAACATCATTCCCAGGCCCGCCTTCAGAAACGATCGTAAGCCACGACAGCATCTCTTCCGCACTATATTCCACTCTGCCATTCCAACGATCTTCGAACACGAATCTCTCTATGCGATGTTGCGCGCCCTCGAACCAACGCAAGAGCGTGATCTGATCTTCACTGTCTGTGAGCCCGATAATCAGGTCACTACCTGCCTTCTTAAACTCCAACTTATCCAAATAGACGCCTTGACCAAAGTGAAGCTTTGTTGTCTCAGCATTCGAGCCCTCTATAACTTGTATCTCAACCTGGCCAGAACCATAGCCAAAAGAGTAACTGTTATGAGTGTCCCCAGTGCCAGGTATTTCATCTCCCCAAACATTGTTCATGCTACCTAGCGCCAGTTTTGCATGACACCCGTTTCCACTTTGATCGTGGACAATTGTCCCTTCACCTTCTCGAAAGTCGTACCACAGATAGAGTTCCTCTTCATTCCCATTTAGGGTTGTGTTCCATGTATTCGCAACTTCGTTAGCATTTTTTGCATAACGCCAAATACGAAGTTCACCTAAGCTTCCATCAAGGTCAGCAACTCTGTTGTCTTTAGAAAGTGTTGATAGAGGCAAATTAACGCCAACATTAAGAGAATCCTTCAAGACACCATTTTCATACAGATAAGTCTTACTTTTTGCACGAACGATGGTCAAACTGACCCACTCATTCACAGGAGCGGAATAATCAAACTGGTGGTCTTTGTCTCCATAGGAGGTTATTCCTACTTTGCCGTTACTACCCCATTGAGAGAGACGTATTGATGTAGAAGGTGAATTCAATAACACAGAGGCGCCATCTTCATCCGGCGCACGTTTAACAAGTACTTCTAATGTCCAGTCTCCTTCAAGATCAGACTCACCAATAAATGCCTGCCTACTTCCTTCTGGTAATCTGAACTCGTGATTAAATGGATTAATAGTTGAGCTCGTTGCACCCATTTTTGAGTTCGATAATTGAGCAGAATTTTTATTGCCTTCCATTTTCAACTTCACCAAAGATTAAGCATCATATACTTCCAGCAATGGGAACCCCTCATTGCTGGAACTGTTTTCTTTATGCACGACTTACGTCATAGGTAAGCAGTCACCGAAAAGCCATTTATAGCTTTCGATAAATAACTCAATCCCAAATAGCTCTATATGGGATAGTTAAGTTACAAGCGGGACTTAAAGTCCCGCGGTGTGATTAGATGGATTGCCAAGCGGCAGCGATCGCGGCATTCACCTGACTACGCTCTTCATCGGTCAACGTAATCTCTCCGCCTGATGGCGCGCCGAAAGCAGCCATAGCGTTGACTAGCGCCTCCACTTTGGAGTGGTCAAGCATGGCGTCCTGGGTGTGGATTTCTTCGATTTGGTAATGACTCTTTAAGTACCAGTTATTGATACGAACACTGTCACCAGAAGAACCCAGCAAGGCGATATCAAGAGCATTACCATTGCGGGTAAGCCAAAGGTTTTCAGCTTCGATTCCCTCTCCAAGGTTAAGACGGTTTGTCAAACTGTGATCGTCATCGTAGTTATGGATCTGATCCTGGCCGTCGCCCAGGTTGAACTCGAAGACATCCGCGCCCTGCTCGCCGTTCAGCACGTCATTGCCTGCGCCGCCGTGCAGGACATCCGCGCCCGTGCCGCCGATCAGCGTATCGTTCCCCGCACCGCCCTGCAGCACGTCGTCGCCGTCTTTCCCTTCCAGGCGGTCATTCCCTTCCCCTCCTTCCAGACGGTCGTCGCCCAATCCGCCATTCAGCGTATCGTCGCCGGCTCCGCCCAGCAGCTCGTCATCGCCGCCTTCGCCCATCAGGATGTCGTTCCCGCCTAGCCCTTCCATGCGATTGCGTTCGTGCGTTCCATACACCGTGTCGTTCCCTTCCGTCAGGCCCGCGATCTTCACTTCGCTCTGCTCTTTCAACAGATCCTGCAGCAGCATCGCCGCGCCTTCGATCTCGATCTCTTCGATCTGATAAACATCACGAGAATAGTGGTTCTTGATCGTCACCTGCTCGCCGCCGGTTCCTATCGTCATCACCAAGTCCGCTCCATGACGCGTAAAGCTCAAGTCTTCTTTCTTGATCCCCGCGCCCAGTTTCAGGCGGTTCATCACGCTAGACGTATCGTCATAGTTGAAGATCTGATCCTGGCCATCGCCCAGATTGAATTCAAAGACGTCCGCGCCCTGCTCGCCGTTCAGCACGTCATTGCCTGCGCCGCCGTGCAGGACATCCGCGCCCGTGCCGCCGATCAGCGTATCGTTCCCCGCACCGCCCTGCAGCACGTCGTCGCCGTCTTTCCCTTCCAGGCGGTCATTCCCTTCCCCTCCTTCCAGACGGTCGTCGCCCAATCCGCCATTCAGCGTATCGTCGCCGGCTCCGCCCAGCAGCTCGTCATCGCCGCCTTCGCCCATCAGGATGTCGTTCCCGCCCAACCCCTCCATGCGATTGCGCTCGTGCGTTCCATACACCGTGTCGTTTCCTTCCGTTAGGCCCGCGATCTTCACTTCGCTCTGCTCTTTCAACAGATCCTGCAGCAGCATCGCCGCGCCTTCGATCTCGATCTCTTCGATCTGATAAACATCGCGAGAATAGTGGTTCTTGATCGTCACCTGCTCGCCGCCGGTTCCTATCGTCATCACCAAGTCCGCTCCATGACGCGTAAAGCTCAAGTCTTCTTTCTTGATCCCCGCGCCCAGTTTCAG is drawn from Hahella sp. KA22 and contains these coding sequences:
- a CDS encoding calcium-binding protein, whose amino-acid sequence is MEGNKNSAQLSNSKMGATSSTINPFNHEFRLPEGSRQAFIGESDLEGDWTLEVLVKRAPDEDGASVLLNSPSTSIRLSQWGSNGKVGITSYGDKDHQFDYSAPVNEWVSLTIVRAKSKTYLYENGVLKDSLNVGVNLPLSTLSKDNRVADLDGSLGELRIWRYAKNANEVANTWNTTLNGNEEELYLWYDFREGEGTIVHDQSGNGCHAKLALGSMNNVWGDEIPGTGDTHNSYSFGYGSGQVEIQVIEGSNAETTKLHFGQGVYLDKLEFKKAGSDLIIGLTDSEDQITLLRWFEGAQHRIERFVFEDRWNGRVEYSAEEMLSWLTIVSEGGPGNDVLVGFEGIDSLLGGDGDDELVGLEGDDTLDGAAGADVLKGGGGNDYLFGGADDDVLKGGEGDDSLTGGAGDDILEGGVGNDEYTFGYGSGRDTLIENSEDRGDSLVFDMEVELNNLEFKKVGNDLVIGLTNSEDQITLLRWFEGAQHRIERFVFEDRWNGRVEYSAEEMLSWLTIVSEGGHGNDVLVGFEGVDSLLGGDGDDELVGLEGDDTLDGGAGADVLKGGDGNDYLFGGAGDDILEGGVGNDEYTFGYGSGRDTLIENSEDSGDSLVFDMEVELNNLEFKKVGNDLVIGLTDSEDQITLLRWFEGAHHRIERFVLEDRWNGRVEYSAEEMLSWLTIVSEGGLGNDVLVGFEGVDSLLGGDGDDELVGLEGDDTLDGGAGADVLKGGGGNDYLFGGADDDVLEGGEGDDSLTGGAGDDILEGGAGNDVYRFGYGAGRDTLIENSEDSDDSLVFDMEVELNNLEFKKVGNDLVIGLTDSEDQITLLRWFEGPQYRIEKFVTEDRWNNRVEYDAEEMVSWRTVLSEGGLGDDVLVGFEGVDSLLGGDDELVGLEGHDTLDGGAGNDVLKGGEGDDSLIGGAGDDTLYGGLGSDSYIFEHGTGRDFVIEDGGANGIDDTDKLMFGESIKATDLWLARDGNHLDIQLLGSSEDHVSIVNWYVNDSFQIEEIHTQDAMLDHSKVEALVNAMAAFGAPSGGEMTLTDEERSQVNAAIAAAWQPS